The Virgibacillus sp. SK37 region TGGAAGTACAAAGGGTAAATGGCTGGGTTGACAACCTTCAAACCCAACCGTTTTCGCATATATTTTTCATCTCATTTGATTCCACTTGGAAAAAGGTAGAGAATCAATTAAATGGTACATTACTTTGGATTCCAGTCATTCAATCAGGTGACTTGCAATCTGCAGAAATGCACGGTGTGATAAAAGACCAAGTAGAGCAGTTGACAGAGTTTATGCGGTCTTATTGGTAGGTAGATAATCAATTTTATGTCTTTTTAAGAACAAATTTTATAAATCATTGACCGAATTACCAGTTTGCGCTATTATGGTAATGTCCTAGTAATCTGATTTTAATTTTAATGTCCGTGATTATCGTAAAAGAGGGGGGAAAATCATGAGCGAAGAAAAGCAACAAGTATCCCGTAGACAATTTTTGAATTATACGCTTACAGGTGTCGGGGGTTTTATGGCAGCGGGTATGCTTGCTCCAATGTTACGTATGGCTGTTGACCCGGTATTAAAGGAAGAAAAACACGGAGGTCTCACAAATGTTGGACTAGCAGTGGAAGATATTACAAACGAACCACAGCGTGTTGACTGGAAAATTGATCAGGTAGACGGCTGGTATGAATCTCAAGTTAGCAGATCTGCTTGGGTATTTAAAGATGACAATGGGGATATACAAGCTTTTTCCCCAATATGTAAGCATCTAGGCTGTGTAGTATCATGGGAAGGAAGCGACCAATATCCAAACCAATTTTACTGCCCATGTCATGATGGACGCTATTATAAAGATGGGACAAACGTACCTGGTACACCACCATTAGCTCCATTGGATGTTTATGAGCAGGAAGTCAAGGATGGAATGTTATTCCTCGGTGAACCACAATTAAGAGAGGAGGCGTAATCAATTATGCTGCAGAAAATGTATGATTGGATTGATGATCGGATCGATATTACGCCTATATGGCGCGATATTGCAGATCACGAAGTTCCAGAACATGTTAACCCTGCCCATCACTTCTCTGCTTTTGTATACTGTTTTGGGGGATTAACATTTTTTGTTGTTGTTATTCAAATTCTTTCTGGTATGTTCTTAACAATGTATTATGTACCAGATATTGAAAATGCCTGGAAATCCGTTTATTATCTTCAAACGGAAGTTGCTCATGGACAAATTGTTCGTGGAATGCATCACTGGGGTGCAAGTGTAGTTATCGTCATGCTTTTATTACATACATTACGTGTGTTTTTCCAAGGGGCTTATAAGAAGCCACGGGAACTTAACTGGATGGTTGGAGTTCTGATCTTCTTTATTATGCTTGGTCTTGGATTTACTGGTTATTTACTTCCATGGGACAATAAAGCTTATTTCGCGACCCAGGTTGGTTTAGAAATTGCCGAACAAGTTCCATTTATCGGCTCCGATTTGAAAACATTGTTAGCTGGTGACCCGAATATTGTTGGTGCTCAAACACTGACGCGATTCTTCGCAATTCATGTGTTTTTCTTGCCGGGTGCTTTATTTGCTTTGCTAGCAGTGCACTTTATTTTAATACGTAGACAAGGTATTTCTGGACCATTATAAAAAGGAGGGGAAAGCTGTGCATAAGGGTAAAGGTATGAAGTTTGTCGGAGATTCCCGTATCTCTGCTGAAAGGAAACCGAATATACCAAAAGATTATTCTGAATATCCTGGTAGAACAGAAGCTTTCTGGCCTAACTTTTTATTAAAAGAGTGGTTAGTAGGAGCCGTATTTTTAGTAGGATTCTTAAGTTTGACAGTTGCCCATCCTTCACCGCTTGAAGGGATGGCCGATCCTACAAACGCAGCCTATATACCATTGCCGGATTGGTACTTCTTGTTTCTATATCAATTATTAAAATATGAGTTTGCCAGTGGTACATTTAGTCTCATGGGAATAATTGTACTTCCTGGTTTAGCTTTCGGTGCTTTATTACTTGCACCATTTCTAGACAAAGGACCAGGTCGGAGACCACATCAAAGACCAGTTGCTGTAGGAATGATGCTACTTGGATTAGCCGCTGTTATGTGGCTGACTTATGAATCTTCTTCTCATGTAGATTGGGAAGCAAGAGCTGAAGCCAATAAACCAATTCCACCATCTGCAACTGAAATTGATAAAGATGATCCTGGCTATGCAATATACGAAGCTAATTGTATGTCTTGTCATGGTGAAGATTTAACAGGTGGTCCGGCAGCTCCAGCACTAATTGGAACTGAACATTCTGCAGAAGAGATTGCAAAAATTGCCCAAGAGGGTATTGGCAGCATGCCTCCAGATCAGTTCCAAGGAACAGATGAAGAACTGCAACAATTAGTTGACTTCATTGTGTCCGTAAACGAAGGAGCAGAATAAGTTTTTAACTCAAACACCTTCACCCTCAGATAGGGTGAAGGTGTTTTTTATTACATATAAAACCAGTCTTTATAGGAGGGAGTGAACTTATGATCAGATATATATTAACAGACAGAAAATTTTTGATCTTTCTTTTTATTGTAAACTTACTAGGAACAATTTATGGATATGTATGGTATGAAAGTCAATTGGCAATTACTCCTCCAATCTTTTTAATTTTTGTACCTGATAGTCCTACCGCAAGTCTTTTCTTCACCATATTTTTACTTCTATTTATTTTTAAAAAGCATCTTCCGTACATAGAAGCACTTGCCATAATTACCCTATTCAAGTATGGGGTTTGGGCGGTTGCAATGAATGGTTTCACATGGTTGGTGGAGGGAGAGTTACATTGGCAAGGGTATATGTTAATTGCATCACATGGAGCAATGGCTATTCAAGGGTTATTGTACGCTCCTTATTATAAAATTAAGCTAAGACATATAGTTGTTGCCGGAATATGGACACTTCACAATGACATTATTGATTACGTATTTGGAATGATGCCAATCTATTCATCACTTACTTCATATATGAATGAAATAGGTTATTTTACTTTCTGGCTAAGCATCATTTCCATTATGATTGCTTATCATTTAACAGTCGCAAATAAAAAAAGATAACAATGCGTATTCGTTGTAATATAACGCCGACTCGTTACATATATTGTAATAGAATATGTATTTCGAGGTGATCTCTATGGCAGGTTGTAAAAGAATCACACTTCTTTGGTTAACCCTCATCAGCATAGGGATTTTTTTCAGCTTTTACTTTTTTCCGTTACATGTAAAAGCTGGAACCCAACTTGGAACCACTGTTGTAGACACACAAAGTAATGGACTAGGATTCCTTATTTGGACAGTTATAATAGTTGGTGGGTGTATTGGTATTACATTATCTTACGTGAGTTGGAGAAAATATAAAGGCGAGAAAAACAAGAAAGTGCAAAAGGACGATTTAGTTGACTAATTGCTGGTATTTGACTAAAATTGACCTATAGATATTTTATTCTTATGATGGAGGAATGCAAAGGTGTTAGGTGGGTATATAATATATATTGCCCTATTGATGATTATTCCAATTTGGGCTCAATCGAAAGTGAAGAACACGTACAACAAATACTCAAAAAAAGCAACATCTTCCCAAATGACTGGCGCACAAGTAGCAAGGAAAATACTTGATGACAATGGATTATATAATATTTCTATTGAAGAAACCAAAGGAATGCTCTCTGATCATTATGATCCGAGAAAAAAGGTAGTGAGACTATCTACCGGAAATTTCCATGGTCAATCGATGGCTTCTTCTGCTGTAGCTGCTCATGAAGTAGGACATGCCATTCAAGATGCAGAAGAATATGCTTTTCTTAAATTTAGAAGTGCTCTAGTGCCTGTGGCAAGTTTCGGATCAAATATATCTTTCTTTTTGATCTTAGCAGGTATCTTTCTGCAGATGAGTAATTTACTACTGTTTGGTATTATTTTTATGTCAGCTGCTGTTTTATTTCAATTGGTTACATTACCGGTAGAATTTGATGCTTCGAGCAGAGCAATGACACAGCTTGTATCAACAGGAGTTATTAGAAATAATGAAGAACGGGAAACTAAGAAAGTATTAAATGCCGCAGCAATGACGTATGTTGCAGCAGCCTTGGTAGCTGTAGCAGAATTAGTACGTTTTATACTAATTTATTTTGCAGGGAATAACGACTAAAAAAACAGAGGACGGCAGCGCCGTCCTCTGTTTTTAATTTTCGTGCAACGGATTCTTATTTTCGTCCAATGTAAATCCTTCTCCTAGTACATCATGTACAGTGCTTACAGCCACAAACGCATGTGGATCTATCGAATTAATTATACTTTTTAATCTGACAATTTCGTTTCTGGCTACAACACAATATAAAACAGCTCTCTTTTCTCCGGAAAAACTGCCTCTTCCGTCGAGAACAGTCACTCCACGATCCATTTCTTTAAGAATCTTTTCAGCAATTTTATCGCTATGACTTGATATAATAGTAGCTCCTTTTGCTGAATAAGCCCCTTCTTGGATAAAGTCAATAACTCTTGCGCCAATATAAACAGCTACAAGGGTGTACATTCCTTGAACTAAATCCAGTATAACAAAAACAGAAGTTGTTATTACGATAAAGTCGAATAAAAACATCGTTCTTCCCATACTCCAACCGGCATATTTGTTAACAAGCCTTGCAATAATATCTACGCCGCCTGTAGTACCTCCAAAACGAAAAATAATACCCAGGCCTACACCTATAAAAACACCTGCAAATAATGCAACTAGCGTCATATCAGATTCAAGTCCTAAGTTAAACTGATTCGCCTGAAAAATACTTAGGAAGACAGAAACAGCAATAGTACCGATAATTGTATATAAAAAAGTATTGCGACCAAGAAACTTCCAACCAACAAAGAATAATGGTATGTTTAATAAAATATTCGTAATGGCAGGATCCCAGCCCCAAAGGAAATATAACAAGAGAGTTATACCGGTAAAACCGCCCTCACTCAAGTTGTTTTGCATATTAAAGTGAACAATACCAAATGAAAAAATAGCAGAGCCTAATAAGATAAATACAATGTTTTTAATTTTTAAGCCAAAAAGCATTCGTAATACGTACCTCCCGACATTTAAATGTGGTGCTTCGGCATACTTTTATTATTATAATCAATATAGCGTGATAGAACAATTAAATCCCTTTAACAGAATAAAAAATTTGTCAAAACCCGCATGATTAGCTACCATAAAAAGAGATACATAAACGTGAAGCTTTTTATAAGGAGGAAGTATGGCTAATCAACCTAACTATAATACACAAGAAATACAAGAAAGAGTAGATCTTTATATTTCCCAGTTTAAAGAAGGTTATTTTTCTCCGCTTAGTTTAATGGCTAGACTCACTGAAGAAATAGGCGAACTGGCAAGAGAAGTTAATCATTATTATGGGGAAAAACCTAAAAAGAAAACGGAGAAAGAAAATACCGTAGAAGAAGAGTTGGGAGATATTATTTTCGTTCTAACCTGTTTTGCTAATTCATTACAAATTGATCTTTCGGAGGCATTTGAAGCTTCGATCAGCAAGATAGAGACAAGAGATAAAGACCGATGGACGAGAAAATAGTTGTAATAAATTGATAAGAGAGGAAAATGAATGATGAGTATAAATATTATAATTGCAGGACCGCGTGGGAAAATGGGCGCCGAAGCCGTACAAATGGTAAGTAAAGAAAAGGATTTTAAACTTGTAGCATGTATTGATCGCAAAAATGGTGGAAAACAAATATCGGATATTGAAGGACTTCCAAAAATAGAAGTTCCGATTTATGAAAATCATGAAGAATGTTTTAAAGAAATAAATGCCGATGTGTTTATTGACTTAACTATACCTGAATCAGGTTACTTACATACCAAGTCTGCTCTTAACCATAATATGCGTCCGGTTGTAGGCACAACTGGTTTCACTGCGGAACAAATCGAAGAGTTATCAGGGATTGCAAAAGAGAAAGGTCTAGGATGCCTAATTGCTCCTAATTTCGCAATTGGTGCGGTCCTTATGATGAAATTTTCTCAAATGGCAGCAAAATACTTTTCAGATGTAGAAATTATTGAAAAACACCATGATAATAAGCTTGATGCCCCTTCTGGAACAGCTATTAAAACGGCCGAGCTTATTAAAGAAACGAGGAATTTAAAGCAGCAAGGACATCCGGAGGAATCAGAAACCATCCAAGGTGCGAGAGGAGCAGTTACTGACGGAATGCATATACATAGTGTACGCTTACCTGGACTTGTTGCACATCAGGAAGTGATGTTCGGCAGTGCAGGGCAAACATTGACAATTAAGCATGATTCGATTAATCGCGAGTCTTTTATGGAAGGGATAAAACTCAGTATCGAAAACGTAATGGAACGAAAGGAACTTATTTACGGATTGGAAAACTTACTGTAGGAGAGATACTATGAATATTGCTTTAATCGCACACGATAAAAAGAAGCAGAAGATTATTGATTTCAGTATTGCTTATCAACACATCTTAAAACAACATCATTTATTTGCTACGGGAACAACAGGGACTATGATTATGGAGGCTACAGGCCTGACTGTTCATTTGTTCCAATCAGGGCCACTCGGAGGCGACCAACAGATAGGTGCTTTGATTGCCAATGAAGAAATGGACATGGTGATCTTTTTCAGAGATCCTCTTACAGCCCAACCGCATGAACCTGATGTAAGTGCATTAATGAGACTATGTGATGTTCATGATATACCTTTAGCTACAAACATTGCTGCATCGGAGATTTTTATTAGGGGATTGGAGCGAGGCGATCTTAGTTGGAGAAATATCGTAAAATCGAATAGCAAGAAGGATAAAGAGAAATGAAAAAAATAGGCATTACTTGCTACCCAACCGTTGGTGGATCAGGTGTTATTGCAACGGAGTTAGGTATGCTGCTTGCAGAACATGGACATCAGATTCATTTTATTACTTCTAGTATACCTTTCCGTCTTGATCGCATTTATCCACAAATCTATTATCATGAAGTGGAGTTAAATCATTATCCGGTTTTTCAATATCCTCCTTATGATCTTGCTCTAGCAACTAAAATGGCAGAGGTGATTGATCAGGAAAAATTGGATATACTCCATGTACATTACGCAATGCCCCATGCCATTTGTGCCATATTAGCGCGAGATATTGCTGAACGAGATGTAAAGATTGTAACTACACTCCATGGTACCGATATCACTGTTCTTGGTATTGATCACACCTTTAAAAAAATGATTAAGCATGGAATTGAACAATCGGATGCTGTTACTGCTGTTTCAAATGATTTAGTAGAACAGACATACGAAATGCTCGACGTTCAAAAAGATATTTCTGTTATTTACAATTTTGTTAATGAAAAAGAATATGTGAAAAAAGAATTGCCACATCTGAAAGAACAATATGGAATACGAGCTGATGAAAGAGTAGTCATCCATATATCTAATTTCCGAAAAGTGAAAAGGGTAGAGGATGTCATCTATACATTTAAAAAGATCCAACAACATTGTAAGAGTAAACTTTTGCTAGTTGGAGATGGACCTGAATATACTTCTATTGTTCAGTTAGTTAAAGACCTTGGCATTAATGATAAGGTGCTTTTTCTGGGGAAACAAAAAAATATTAGTGATTTATTATCCATTTCCGATTTAAAACTGCTGCTTTCCGAGAAAGAAAGCTTTGGCCTTGTATTACTGGAAGCTATGGCTTGCGAGGTTCCTTGTAT contains the following coding sequences:
- a CDS encoding DUF2487 family protein, whose amino-acid sequence is MKWKKADLQQYVQAKEYIDTIILPLAPFQFANDAELEKMSFQHEVLTLLCSEIEKELTGRLLLTPVYNYLKTAEKELEVQRVNGWVDNLQTQPFSHIFFISFDSTWKKVENQLNGTLLWIPVIQSGDLQSAEMHGVIKDQVEQLTEFMRSYW
- a CDS encoding ubiquinol-cytochrome c reductase iron-sulfur subunit — protein: MSEEKQQVSRRQFLNYTLTGVGGFMAAGMLAPMLRMAVDPVLKEEKHGGLTNVGLAVEDITNEPQRVDWKIDQVDGWYESQVSRSAWVFKDDNGDIQAFSPICKHLGCVVSWEGSDQYPNQFYCPCHDGRYYKDGTNVPGTPPLAPLDVYEQEVKDGMLFLGEPQLREEA
- the qcrB gene encoding menaquinol-cytochrome c reductase cytochrome b subunit; this translates as MLQKMYDWIDDRIDITPIWRDIADHEVPEHVNPAHHFSAFVYCFGGLTFFVVVIQILSGMFLTMYYVPDIENAWKSVYYLQTEVAHGQIVRGMHHWGASVVIVMLLLHTLRVFFQGAYKKPRELNWMVGVLIFFIMLGLGFTGYLLPWDNKAYFATQVGLEIAEQVPFIGSDLKTLLAGDPNIVGAQTLTRFFAIHVFFLPGALFALLAVHFILIRRQGISGPL
- a CDS encoding menaquinol-cytochrome c reductase cytochrome b/c subunit; this translates as MHKGKGMKFVGDSRISAERKPNIPKDYSEYPGRTEAFWPNFLLKEWLVGAVFLVGFLSLTVAHPSPLEGMADPTNAAYIPLPDWYFLFLYQLLKYEFASGTFSLMGIIVLPGLAFGALLLAPFLDKGPGRRPHQRPVAVGMMLLGLAAVMWLTYESSSHVDWEARAEANKPIPPSATEIDKDDPGYAIYEANCMSCHGEDLTGGPAAPALIGTEHSAEEIAKIAQEGIGSMPPDQFQGTDEELQQLVDFIVSVNEGAE
- a CDS encoding DUF1405 domain-containing protein — its product is MIRYILTDRKFLIFLFIVNLLGTIYGYVWYESQLAITPPIFLIFVPDSPTASLFFTIFLLLFIFKKHLPYIEALAIITLFKYGVWAVAMNGFTWLVEGELHWQGYMLIASHGAMAIQGLLYAPYYKIKLRHIVVAGIWTLHNDIIDYVFGMMPIYSSLTSYMNEIGYFTFWLSIISIMIAYHLTVANKKR
- a CDS encoding zinc metallopeptidase produces the protein MLGGYIIYIALLMIIPIWAQSKVKNTYNKYSKKATSSQMTGAQVARKILDDNGLYNISIEETKGMLSDHYDPRKKVVRLSTGNFHGQSMASSAVAAHEVGHAIQDAEEYAFLKFRSALVPVASFGSNISFFLILAGIFLQMSNLLLFGIIFMSAAVLFQLVTLPVEFDASSRAMTQLVSTGVIRNNEERETKKVLNAAAMTYVAAALVAVAELVRFILIYFAGNND
- a CDS encoding YitT family protein, translated to MLFGLKIKNIVFILLGSAIFSFGIVHFNMQNNLSEGGFTGITLLLYFLWGWDPAITNILLNIPLFFVGWKFLGRNTFLYTIIGTIAVSVFLSIFQANQFNLGLESDMTLVALFAGVFIGVGLGIIFRFGGTTGGVDIIARLVNKYAGWSMGRTMFLFDFIVITTSVFVILDLVQGMYTLVAVYIGARVIDFIQEGAYSAKGATIISSHSDKIAEKILKEMDRGVTVLDGRGSFSGEKRAVLYCVVARNEIVRLKSIINSIDPHAFVAVSTVHDVLGEGFTLDENKNPLHEN
- a CDS encoding nucleotide pyrophosphohydrolase, whose product is MANQPNYNTQEIQERVDLYISQFKEGYFSPLSLMARLTEEIGELAREVNHYYGEKPKKKTEKENTVEEELGDIIFVLTCFANSLQIDLSEAFEASISKIETRDKDRWTRK
- the dapB gene encoding 4-hydroxy-tetrahydrodipicolinate reductase, with product MMSINIIIAGPRGKMGAEAVQMVSKEKDFKLVACIDRKNGGKQISDIEGLPKIEVPIYENHEECFKEINADVFIDLTIPESGYLHTKSALNHNMRPVVGTTGFTAEQIEELSGIAKEKGLGCLIAPNFAIGAVLMMKFSQMAAKYFSDVEIIEKHHDNKLDAPSGTAIKTAELIKETRNLKQQGHPEESETIQGARGAVTDGMHIHSVRLPGLVAHQEVMFGSAGQTLTIKHDSINRESFMEGIKLSIENVMERKELIYGLENLL
- a CDS encoding methylglyoxal synthase produces the protein MNIALIAHDKKKQKIIDFSIAYQHILKQHHLFATGTTGTMIMEATGLTVHLFQSGPLGGDQQIGALIANEEMDMVIFFRDPLTAQPHEPDVSALMRLCDVHDIPLATNIAASEIFIRGLERGDLSWRNIVKSNSKKDKEK
- the bshA gene encoding N-acetyl-alpha-D-glucosaminyl L-malate synthase BshA, giving the protein MKKIGITCYPTVGGSGVIATELGMLLAEHGHQIHFITSSIPFRLDRIYPQIYYHEVELNHYPVFQYPPYDLALATKMAEVIDQEKLDILHVHYAMPHAICAILARDIAERDVKIVTTLHGTDITVLGIDHTFKKMIKHGIEQSDAVTAVSNDLVEQTYEMLDVQKDISVIYNFVNEKEYVKKELPHLKEQYGIRADERVVIHISNFRKVKRVEDVIYTFKKIQQHCKSKLLLVGDGPEYTSIVQLVKDLGINDKVLFLGKQKNISDLLSISDLKLLLSEKESFGLVLLEAMACEVPCIGTKAGGIPEVIEHGGTGYLVNIGDTDQAAAYAVELLTNSERLAEFSKRSLEHALEHFHSKKIVKQYLQLYNNLGNE